The Candidatus Eisenbacteria bacterium genome includes a window with the following:
- a CDS encoding NUDIX domain-containing protein codes for MPRAKRSAGILLFRRGPRNALEILLVHPGGPFWARKDDGVWTVPKGEHEEDEDPLEAARREFEEETSHRPEGIFHPMTPVTQKSGKIVRAWAVEGDFDPARLRSNTFSMEWPPGSGRKQEFPEVDRAAWFGLDEAEGKIRPEQKPFLDEVRRIARETER; via the coding sequence ATGCCGAGGGCAAAGCGTAGCGCCGGCATCCTCCTCTTCCGTCGCGGCCCGCGGAACGCTCTGGAGATCCTCCTGGTCCATCCCGGCGGTCCTTTCTGGGCCCGGAAGGACGACGGAGTCTGGACGGTTCCGAAGGGAGAGCACGAGGAGGACGAGGATCCGCTCGAGGCCGCGCGGCGGGAGTTCGAGGAGGAGACCTCGCACCGTCCCGAGGGGATCTTCCATCCGATGACCCCGGTGACCCAGAAGAGCGGCAAGATCGTTCGCGCCTGGGCGGTGGAGGGCGATTTCGATCCGGCGCGTCTGCGGAGCAACACGTTCTCGATGGAATGGCCCCCCGGATCCGGAAGGAAGCAGGAGTTCCCGGAGGTGGACCGCGCCGCGTGGTTCGGTCTCGACGAGGCGGAGGGGAAGATCCGCCCGGAGCAGAAGCCGTTTCTCGACGAGGTGCGGCGGATCGCGCGCGAAACCGAGCGCTAG
- a CDS encoding tetratricopeptide repeat protein: MTGSGWMLLVVGLLCGGALGYTLRGAVGPREEGGMPSGPADVMSGMSGGGMGEGMGGGAMSGAAPGAMPEDIRQALTAYRERLEKDPKDLEARIGMANLLFDSHQWQRAIEEYQKALDQNPKNGDVRVDMAIAYHQLGQNDRAAQEMERVTKELPEHRNAWLNLGVVSSAMGDNARAIRSWEQYLKLEPNGPHSEALRAQIEDLKRGS, from the coding sequence ATGACGGGAAGCGGCTGGATGCTCCTCGTGGTCGGGCTGCTCTGCGGCGGGGCGCTGGGATACACGCTCCGCGGCGCGGTGGGACCGCGCGAGGAGGGCGGGATGCCCTCGGGCCCCGCGGACGTCATGAGCGGGATGAGCGGAGGCGGAATGGGCGAAGGCATGGGCGGAGGCGCGATGTCCGGCGCCGCGCCCGGCGCGATGCCGGAGGACATCCGCCAGGCGCTCACCGCCTACCGGGAGCGACTCGAGAAGGATCCCAAGGATCTCGAGGCTCGGATCGGAATGGCGAACCTTCTCTTCGACTCGCACCAGTGGCAGCGGGCCATCGAGGAGTACCAGAAGGCGCTCGACCAGAACCCCAAGAACGGCGACGTCCGCGTCGACATGGCGATCGCCTATCATCAGCTCGGGCAGAACGACCGGGCCGCCCAGGAGATGGAGCGGGTCACGAAGGAGCTGCCCGAGCACCGGAACGCGTGGCTCAACCTCGGCGTCGTCAGCTCCGCCATGGGAGACAACGCCCGGGCCATCCGCTCCTGGGAGCAGTACCTCAAGCTCGAGCCGAATGGCCCCCATTCGGAGGCCCTCCGCGCGCAGATCGAGGATCTGAAGCGCGGGTCGTGA
- a CDS encoding metallophosphoesterase has product MSESTITRPLRIAAVADLHYTDSSKASLVPIIERAPVEADVLLLCGDLTHNGHVDEAIALARELHSARIPILAVLGNHDYHSDQQEEIKRALKGSAIQVLDGDAVEVRGVGFAGVKGFATGFGRRVLEPWGESIVKQFVREAVEESLKLESALARLRSETLVALLHYAPIVETVEGEPLEIRPFLGSSRLEEPLNRFQVRAAFHGHAHHGRPEGRTSTGIPVYNVSLPLLRSLPEPLSFRVLTLDVAGAPAIG; this is encoded by the coding sequence ATGTCCGAATCGACGATCACGCGCCCTCTCCGGATCGCCGCGGTCGCGGATCTCCACTACACGGACTCGTCGAAGGCATCACTCGTGCCAATCATCGAACGAGCCCCGGTGGAGGCGGACGTCCTCCTCCTCTGCGGCGATCTCACCCACAACGGCCACGTGGACGAGGCCATCGCGCTCGCGCGCGAGCTCCATTCGGCTCGCATCCCGATCCTCGCCGTGCTCGGCAATCACGACTACCACTCGGATCAGCAGGAGGAGATCAAGCGCGCGCTCAAGGGCTCGGCGATCCAGGTGCTCGACGGGGATGCGGTGGAAGTGAGAGGGGTCGGGTTCGCGGGCGTGAAGGGATTCGCGACGGGGTTCGGCCGGCGCGTGCTCGAGCCCTGGGGCGAGTCGATCGTGAAGCAGTTCGTGCGCGAGGCGGTCGAGGAGTCGCTCAAGCTCGAGTCGGCGCTCGCGCGGCTGCGGAGCGAGACGCTCGTGGCGCTCCTGCACTACGCGCCGATCGTCGAGACGGTCGAGGGCGAGCCCCTGGAGATCCGCCCCTTCCTGGGATCGAGCCGCCTCGAGGAGCCGCTCAACCGGTTCCAGGTGCGCGCGGCGTTCCACGGTCACGCACACCACGGACGCCCGGAAGGAAGGACTTCGACCGGCATTCCCGTCTACAACGTCTCGCTTCCGTTGCTCCGATCCTTGCCGGAGCCGCTCTCCTTTCGCGTCCTCACCCTCGACGTAGCCGGGGCTCCTGCCATCGGGTAG